The nucleotide sequence AGTGGGTGGCCTACACGCTCTACCGCTGGGAGATGAACATCCGCATGGCCGCGGTGCTGGGCTTCGTGGGCGGCGGCGGGCTCGGACAGCTGCTGTACTTCCACCTCTCGATCTTCCAGCAGCAGCAGGCGATGACGGTGCTGCTCGCGATGTTCGTGCTGGTCACGCTGGTGGACTTCGCGAGCGCTCGCTTGCGCCGGGGACTCGGTCCCGCCTACGCCTGAAGCCTCGGGGCGACAATCGGGGGCATGAGGTTCCCGCCATGAGTCACCGCCAGCCCGTGCGGGTCGTCGACCGCCACGCCTTCACGATCATCGATGCGCGTTCGCCGGCCGAGTTCGCGCTCGACCACATCCCGGGCGCCATCAACTGCCCCGTGCTCGACGACGAGGAGCGCCGCATCGTCGGCACCGTCTACGTGCAGACCGGCGCCTTCGAGGCGCGGCGCATCGGCGGCGCGATGGTCGCGGCCAACATCGCGCGGCACCTGCGCGACACCCTGGCCGACCGGCCCGAGAAGTGGAAGCCGCTGGTCTACTGCTGGCGCGGCGGCATGCGCAGCGGCTCGATGGTGACCTGGCTGCGGCTGGTGGGCTGGGACGCGCAGCAGCTCGCGGGCGGCTACAAGAGCTTCCGGCGCCACGTGATCTCGCAGCTCGACGCGCTGACGCCGCGGCTCGACCTGCGCGTGGTCTGCGGCGCCACCGGCAGCGCCAAGACCCGCGTGCTGCATGCACTGGCCGCGCGCGGCGAGCAGGTGCTCGACCTCGAGGACTTCGCGCACCACAAGGGCTCGCTGCTGGGTTCGCTGCCGGGCGTGGCGCAGCCCTCACAGAAGCATTTCGAGACCCGCATCGCGACGGTGCTCGAAGGCATCGACCTGCAGCGCCCGCTCTACGTCGAGGGCGAGAGCATCCGCATCGGCCGTCTCTCGCTGCCGCTGTCGCTGGTGGCGAAGATGCGCACCGCGCCCTGCATCGAGGTAGTGGCCACGCCCGAGGCGCGGCTGGCCTACCTGCTGCGCGATTACGCCTACCTCGGCGACGACCGCGCGGCACTGGCCGGCCAGCTCGGCCTGCTCAAGGAACTGCAGGGCAAGGAGACGGTGGCGCGCTGGCAGCAGTGGGCGCACGAGGCGCAGCTGCCGCTGCTCTTCGCCGAGCTGATGGCGCTGCACTACGACCCGCACTACGAGAAGTCGCAGGAGCGCCACTTCAAGACCTGGGCCACGCGGCGCCGCGTGGCCGCGGACGACCTCGACGATCAGGGCATCGAGGCGCTGGCCGACGCGGTGCGCGCGCTCGAGGGCGACGCCAGCCCGTCGGCATAGAGCACGCCGCGCGGCGCGCGGCACAGCCCCCACAGCCGCAGCCCGCTGAGCTCGGCCATGCGCACGCCCATCGCGGTCGGCGCCGAGATGGTGGCCATGGCCGCGATGCCGAGCCGCGCGCACTTGCGCACCAGCTCGTGGCTGCCGCGGCTCGACAGCACCACGAAGCCCGGCTCGCCGAGCCGCCCGGTGCGCGCGAGCCGGCCCAGCAGCTTGTCGAGCGCGTTGTGACGGCCGACGTCCTCGAGCACCTCGACCAGTTCGCCCTCGAGCGTGGCCCAGCCCGCGGCATGGATCGCGCCGGCGCTGGCATTGAGCAGCTGGCGCGCGGGCAGCGCCGCGAAGGCGCGCAGCACGGTGGGCAGGTCGATGCGCGCGAGCCAGTCGTGCGCGGGCAGGCGTTCGGACGCGAGGTCGAGCGCGGCGAAGCTCTCGACGCCGCAGACGCCGCAGCCCGTGCGGCCCGCGAGGCTGCGCCGCCGGCCCTTGAGCCGCTCGAAGGCGCGCGTGGAGATCTCGAGCCGCACCTCCACGCCGGGCATGCCCTCGGGCAGGCCGGCATCGTGGGCATCGACGGCCTCGACCTCGATGCCGCGGCAGTCGTCGGCGGCGTCGAGGATGCCCTCGCTGAGCGCGAAGCCCAGCGCGAAGTCCTCGAGCTCCTGCGGCGTGGCCATCATCACCGCGTGCGAGATGCCGTTGAACACCAGCGCCACCGGCACCTCGGCCGCGAGCGTGTCCTCGCGCGCGATGCCATCGGGCGGCGCGCCGGCCTCGCCGTAGACGCGCACGCCGAGGCGCGAGATCGAGGGCAGCGGTGCGAGTTCGGTGTCGGTGGACATGGCGCGGAAGCGAAGGAGTGGGCGCCTATTGTGGGCCTGCCCGCCGCGATGGGCCAGGCGTTCAGGCGGCGGGCGCGTCGCTGACGAGGGATTCGGCCAGCGCGCGGCCGGTGTCGCTCAGGCGCGCCAGCCAGCGCTCGCCGTCGCGCTCGACCGCGACCCAGCCCGGCCCCGGCACGCCGCCGAGGGCCGCGTCGCCCATCAGCGCGAGCTGACGCATCAGCACGCTCGCGCCCTGGCCGAGCCGCTTGCCCAGGCGCGGCAGCGAGACGCTGTCCAGGCCCTCGGCCTCGAACTCGGCCAGCGCGAGCAGGATCGCGGCGGGCAGCGGGAGGGCGTCGTTCGCTTCGTCGGACATGGCGCGCGCCAGCCTCAGGCCGCGATCGCTTCGCCCGTGACCGAGGCCGGGCCTTCCTCGGCCTGCGCGAGGTGCGCCACCAGCATCACGGGAATCGACTTCGAGGTCGGTGTGCCCGCGTTCTCGGCCACCGAGGACAGCGGCACCAGCGGATTGGTCTCGGGGTAGTAGGCCGCGAGGTTGCCGCGCGGGATGTCGTAGGCCACGAGCTTGAAGCGGTCGGCGCGCCGCTCCTGGCCGTCGTCCCACACCGTGAGGATGTCGACCCAGTCGCCGTCCTTGAAGCCCAGCGCGCGAATGTCCTCGGCATGGATGAACACCACGCGGCGCTGGCCGAACACGCCGCGATAGCGGTCGTCCATGCCGTAGATGGTGGTGTTGTACTGGTCGTGCGAACGCGTGGTCAGCAGGGTGAAGACCTTCGCGTCGCCCTTGCGGCCGTGGCGCGCGCGGGCGCGGTGCACCGGCGTGTCGGTCGGCACCGCATGGGTGAAGAACACGGCCTTGTTCTGCGGCGTGTTCCACACGCGCTCGCTCGCGGTGTTGCGCAGGCGAAAGCCGCCGGGCGTGGCGACGCGCGTGTTGAAGTCCG is from Variovorax paradoxus and encodes:
- the mnmH gene encoding tRNA 2-selenouridine(34) synthase MnmH, whose product is MSHRQPVRVVDRHAFTIIDARSPAEFALDHIPGAINCPVLDDEERRIVGTVYVQTGAFEARRIGGAMVAANIARHLRDTLADRPEKWKPLVYCWRGGMRSGSMVTWLRLVGWDAQQLAGGYKSFRRHVISQLDALTPRLDLRVVCGATGSAKTRVLHALAARGEQVLDLEDFAHHKGSLLGSLPGVAQPSQKHFETRIATVLEGIDLQRPLYVEGESIRIGRLSLPLSLVAKMRTAPCIEVVATPEARLAYLLRDYAYLGDDRAALAGQLGLLKELQGKETVARWQQWAHEAQLPLLFAELMALHYDPHYEKSQERHFKTWATRRRVAADDLDDQGIEALADAVRALEGDASPSA
- the fdhD gene encoding formate dehydrogenase accessory sulfurtransferase FdhD, with the protein product MSTDTELAPLPSISRLGVRVYGEAGAPPDGIAREDTLAAEVPVALVFNGISHAVMMATPQELEDFALGFALSEGILDAADDCRGIEVEAVDAHDAGLPEGMPGVEVRLEISTRAFERLKGRRRSLAGRTGCGVCGVESFAALDLASERLPAHDWLARIDLPTVLRAFAALPARQLLNASAGAIHAAGWATLEGELVEVLEDVGRHNALDKLLGRLARTGRLGEPGFVVLSSRGSHELVRKCARLGIAAMATISAPTAMGVRMAELSGLRLWGLCRAPRGVLYADGLASPSSARTASASASMP